A genomic stretch from Chaetodon auriga isolate fChaAug3 chromosome 17, fChaAug3.hap1, whole genome shotgun sequence includes:
- the tac1 gene encoding protachykinin-1 isoform X1 produces the protein MKLLLLPVLMAFFAVTQVFCEENDPKEEADYWTSTNQIQDGWLSNNPFREILLRMTRKPRPHQFIGLMGKRSMANAQITHKRHKVNSFVGLMGKRSQEEPDSYEWNTIQTYNKRR, from the exons ATGAAGTTACTTCTTTTACCTGTTTTAATGGCTTTTTTCGCCGTCACCCAAGTTTTTTGCGAGGAAAACGACCCAAAAGAAGAGGCTGACTACTGGACGAGCACTAATCAAATCCAG GATGGCTGGCTTTCCAACAACCCGTTCAGAGAAATCCTCCTGAGGATGACAAGAAAGCCGCGGCCGCATCAGTTCATCGGCCTGATGGGGAAACGCTCCATGG CAAATGCACAGATCACCCACAAAA GGCATAAAGTCAACTCATTCGTTGGACTTATGGGGAAAAGGAGCCAAGAGGAGCCAG actCCTATGAGTGGAACACAATACAGACGTACAACAAGCGCCGCTAA
- the tac1 gene encoding protachykinin-1 isoform X2, with protein sequence MKLLLLPVLMAFFAVTQVFCEENDPKEEADYWTSTNQIQDGWLSNNPFREILLRMTRKPRPHQFIGLMGKRSMGHKVNSFVGLMGKRSQEEPDSYEWNTIQTYNKRR encoded by the exons ATGAAGTTACTTCTTTTACCTGTTTTAATGGCTTTTTTCGCCGTCACCCAAGTTTTTTGCGAGGAAAACGACCCAAAAGAAGAGGCTGACTACTGGACGAGCACTAATCAAATCCAG GATGGCTGGCTTTCCAACAACCCGTTCAGAGAAATCCTCCTGAGGATGACAAGAAAGCCGCGGCCGCATCAGTTCATCGGCCTGATGGGGAAACGCTCCATGG GGCATAAAGTCAACTCATTCGTTGGACTTATGGGGAAAAGGAGCCAAGAGGAGCCAG actCCTATGAGTGGAACACAATACAGACGTACAACAAGCGCCGCTAA
- the asns gene encoding asparagine synthetase [glutamine-hydrolyzing], whose protein sequence is MCGIWALFGSDECLSVQCTSAMKIAHRGPDAFRFENVNGFTNCCFGFHRLAIVDQLYGMQPLRIKKFPFLWLCYNGEIYNHHTLRTQFEFDYQTKVDGEILLHLYDRFGIQKMASLLDGVFAFILLDTANRKVFLGRDTYGVRPLFKFLTEDGFLAICSEAKGLTDLTHTMDSPPNIVPFPPGYFEVFDLKENGKVRSIQMDQFHCCTKEPAHAVYDTVERLPTSFEEETVKANIRALFENAVRKRLMAHRRIGCLLSGGLDSSLVAATLVKLAKEEKLQYPIQTFSIGSDDSPDIIAARKVATHIGCEHHEVNFTAEEGIQAVEEVIFHLETYDITTIRASVGMYLVSKYIREKSDSVVIFSGEGSDELTQGYIYFHKAPTPKAAAEDSVRLMKELYLFDVLRADRTTAAHGLELRVPFLDHRLTAYYLSLPEEMRVPKNGVEKHLLRDSFKGLNLIPDEILWRRKEAFSDGVMSVKKSWYTCLQEHLESMVNDDQMEKAHKTFPYNPPCSKEAYYYRQVFEKHYPGRAKWLSHYWMPRWINATDPSARTLSIYKPEKDQ, encoded by the exons ATGTGTGGGATCTGGGCTTTGTTTGGCAGCGATGAGTGCCTGTCCGTTCAGTGCACCAGTGCCATGAAGATTGCTCACAGGGGCCCTGATGCCTTTCGATTTGAGAACGTCAATGGCTTCACCAACTGCTGCTTCGGCTTCCACCGCTTGGCTATTGTGGACCAGCTGTATGGCATGCAGCCCTTGCGCATCAAGAAGTTTCCTTTCTTGTGGCTCTGCTACAATGGAGAGATTTACAACCATCACACG ctgagGACGCAGTTTGAGTTTGACTATCAGACTAAAGTGGACGGAGAGATTTTGCTCCATCTGTATGACCGCTTTGGCATCCAGAAGATGGCGTCTCTGCTGGATGGTGTCTTTGCTTTTATTCTGCTGGACACTGCCAACAGGAAGGTCTTTCTGGGAAGAGATACATATGGCGTTCGGCCTTTGTTCAAATTCCTCACAGAGGATGGATTCCTTGCAATCTGCTCAGAAGCCAAAG GCCTTACAGACCTTACTCATACAATGGACAGCCCTCCCAACATTGTCCCGTTCCCCCCTGGGTACTTCGAGGTGTTCGACTTGAAGGAGAACGGCAAAGTTCGGTCCATTCAAATGGATcagtttcactgctgcacaaaAGAGCCTGCTCATGCCGTCTACGACACTGTGGAGAGGCTGCCGACAA GTTTTgaggaggaaacagtgaaaGCCAACATCAGAGCCCTGTTTGAGAATGCGGTCAGGAAACGTCTCATGGCTCACAGGAGAATTGGCTGTCTTCTGTCAG GTGGTCTGGACTCCAGTTTGGTTGCTGCTACACTGGTGAAGCTGGCcaaggaggagaagctgcagtATCCCATTCAGACATTTTCAATCGGGTCAGACGACAGTCCAGACATCATAGCTGCTCGCAAG gttGCAACTCACATTGGCTGTGAACACCACGAGGTGAACTTCACGGCAGAAGAAGGCATCCAAGCTGTAGAGGAAGTCATCTTTCACCTGGAGACCTATGACATCACCACCATTCGTGCCTCTGTGG GGATGTACCTGGTTTCAAAGTACATCAGGGAGAAGTCAGACAGCGTGGTGATCTTCTCTGGAGAGGGTTCTGATGAGCTGACTCAGGGATATATTTACTTCCACAAG GCTCCAACTCCCAAAGCcgctgcagaggacagtgttCGACTGATGAAGGAACTCTACCTGTTCGATGTCCTGCGTGCTGATCGCACCACTGCTGCACACGG CCTGGAGCTCAGAGTGCCTTTCCTGGACCACAGACTTACAGCATATTACCTTTCTCTGCCCGAGGAGATGAGGGTCCCCAAG AATGGAGTGGAGAAGCATCTTTTGAGGGACTCCTTCAAAGGTCTCAACCTGATCCCTGATGAGATCCTGTGGAGACGTAAAGAGGCCTTCAGTGATGGTGTGATGTCTGTGAAGAAGTCCTGGTACACCTGCCTGCAGGAGCACCTCGAGTCTATG GTCAATGATGACCAGATGGAGAAGGCTCACAAGACGTTCCCTTACAACCCTCCATGTTCCAAAGAGGCCTACTACTACAGACAGGTGTTTGAGAAGCACTACCCGGGCCGAGCTAAGTGGCTCTCCCATTACTGGATGCCACGCTGGATCAACGCCACCGACCCATCGGCCCGCACCCTGTCCATCTACAAACCTGAGAAAGATCAGTGA